AGCGAGCTGTGTACCCTGTTTTTACGCGAGCCCGCCCGCCAGGGGCTGAACGGCCGGCTGCTGTCGAAATGCCGTTTTCTGTTCCTGGCCGAATTTCCCGAGCTGTTCGATCAGCGGGTGCTGGCGGAGATGCGCGGGGTTTCCGATGACGCCGGCAACAGCCCGTTCTGGAGCTGGTTGCAGGAGCATTTTTTCTCCATGGACTTCCCCACCGTGGATTACCTCACCGGCATCGGCCAGAAAGGCTTTATTGCCGACCTCATGCCCAAGTACCCGATTTACGTCAGCCTGTTGTCAAAAGAGGCGCGGGCGGTGATCGGCAAGACCCACGACAAGACCCGGCCGGCCCTGCACCTGCTGGAGGAGGAGGGGTTCTGCTGGCGAGGGTATGTCGATATTTTCGACGCCGGCCCCACGGTGGAATGCGAAGTGCGCCATATACGCACCGTGCGCAGCAGCCGCCGGCTGACGGTGCGCATTGGTCACCCGGTGCAGGCCAGAACCCATTTGATCAGCAACACCCGCTTTGAGGGCTTTCGCGCCCTGCTGGGCGACATGGCGGTGAACGAACAACAGGGGCAGGCGGTGCTGACCGCCAAGGTCGCACGCCTGCTGAAAGTGGAAGACGGAGATACCGTCAGGGTAGCGGAGTTGAAACACCATGACTGAAGCCGTGCAATACATCAATGGTCAGTGGCTGGCGGGAGCGGGAGAGATGTTTGAATCTCTCGATCCGGCCAAAAACGAGGTGATCTGGCAGGGGGCGGCCGCCGATGCCACCCAGGTGGACGCCGCGGTGGCGGCGGCCCGGGCGGCCAGCGCCGACTGGGCCTTTCGTCCGCTGGAAGAACGCCTGGCCGTGGTCAGGACCTTTGCCGGTCTGCTGGAGCGGCACAAGCCGCAACTGGCGAAACTGATTGCCCGGGAAACCGGCAAGCCCGAGTGGGAGGCGCAGACCGAGGTGGGCGCCATGGTGGGCAAGGCCGGCATTTCCGAAAAGGCCTATTTCGAGCGCACCGGCACGGTGGAAAACCCCATGCCCGGCGCCCGCGCCTTTGTGCGGCACAAGCCCCACGGCGTGGTGGCGGTATTCGGCCCCTACAATTTTCCCGGTCACCTGCCCAACGGCCACATAGTGCCGGCGCTGATCGCCGGTAATACCGTGGTGTTCAAGCCGTCGGAGCTGACGCCGCTGGTGGCTCAGGAGACGGTGCGGCTGTGGGCGGAAGCGGGCCTGCCCGCCGGCGTGCTCAACCTGGTACAGGGCGAAGTGAGCACCGGCAAGGCGCTGGCGGCTCACGAGGACATCGACGGCCTGTTCTTCACCGGATCGTCCAACACCGGCAAATTGCTGCACCAGCAGTACGCCGGCCAGCCGGGCAAGATCCTGGCGCTGGAGATGGGGGGCAATAACCCCCTGGTGGTGACCGATGTGTCCGATGAAGACGCCGCCGTGCACGCCATTGTGCAGTCGGCCTTTATTACCTCGGGCCAGCGCTGCACCTGCGCCCGCCGTCTGCTGGTGCCGCAGGGCGAAGCCGGCGACCGGCTGCTGGCGCGGCTGGTGGCGGTCACCCGGGCCATTCGTGTGGGCCAGTACGACGCCGATCCCCAGCCCTTTATGGGCTCCATGATCTCCGAGCGTGCCGCTCGCGGCATGGTGGCGGCCCAGGCCCATCTGCTGGCCTTTGGCGGCACGTCGTTGCTGATGCTGAAGCACCTGCAAGCGGGCACCGGCCTGGTGTCACCGGGCATCGTGGACGTGACCGGTGTGGCCCGGCTGCCCGACGAGGAATATTTCGGTCCGCTGCTGCAGGTGATCCGCTATCAGGATCTGCCTGAGGCGCTGACCATCGCCAACCGTACCCGCTACGGCCTGTCGGCGGGCCTGCTGTCCGACAGTGAAGCCGACTGGGACTACTTCTATCGCCACATTCGTGCCGGCATCGTCAACCGCAACCGGCCCATTACCGGCGCTTCCAGTGCCGCGCCCTTTGGCGGAGTGGGGGAAAGTGGTAACCACAGAGCCAGCGCCTGGTATGCCGCCGATTATTGCGCCTATCCGGTGGCCTCGGTGGAAGGGGAAGATCTGGTCATGCCCGAGACCCTGTCGCCCGGGCTCAGCTTTTAAGGAACACAAGGAGAGTGAGTGCCATGCATACGTCAGTCAACGCATTGTTCGAGGCCCTGTGGCAGCATTACCTGGCCGTGACCCCCAGCGCGCTGAAAATTCACCAGTTGCTGGGCGGCGGTGAGGCCATCGTCAACGATCATGTGGCGTTTCGCACCTTTAATCATCCCAGGCTGGGCCTGGACAAGCTGGCGGCCCATTTTCTGGCGCTGGGCTACGAGCAAAAGGGCGAGTACCACTTTGAGGCCAAGAAGCTTTACGCCCGCCACTATGAGCACCCGGACCCGACGGTGCCCAAGGTGTTTATCAGCGAGCTGTTGCTGGAGCAGTGCTCACCGGAATTGCAGCGTATTGTGGCCGGGCTGGTCGCGCAGGTGGATGACGGCCTGACCGCACGGGAAGACTTTCTCTATTCCGGGGCGCCCTGGCGCCTGTGCTACGCCGACTACCAGACCCTGGCCGCGGAAAGCGAATATGCCGGCTGGCTGGCGGCCTATGGGTATCGCGCCAACCACTTTACCGTGAGCGTGAACCACCTCAAGGATTACGACAGCCTGGAGGCGGTGAACAGTGCCCTCAAGCAGGCGGGATTCCGCCTCAATGACGCCGGCGGCGAGATCAAGGGCTCGCCCGGGGTGCTGCTGGAGCAGTCGTCCACCCTGGCCGACACCGCCCTGGTGCAGTTTACCGACGGTGAAGCGGCCCTGCCCAGCTGCTTTTACGAGTTTGCCCTGCGCTATCCCAAACCCGACGGCGAGCTCTATACCGGCTTTGTGGCGGCCTCGGCGGACAGGATCTTTGAAAGCACCGATGCCGGTCGTGGATGAGTAACGGCCATGCTTCCCCTGCTGGCTGACGCAAAGGCAGGGGGCATGTCAGGGCAGCGGGGTTTCCGGCGCCGGAGTGCCGGGAACCACTGCAGAGCCCCTGGCCCATATCCAGCCTGCCAGCAGCACCGGTAAAACTGCGGCTCCCGCCAGAGCAACGAAAACCGCATCCAGTGAGCCGGTGGCTGCACGCAGGTAACCGGCCAGCAGGTTGCCCGCGGTGCCGCCCAGGCCGAAGGTGACCATGCAGGCTCCGCTTATCTGCATGGTGGCCGTTGCGCAATAGTGCCTGCCCACCCAGCCCGCCAGAATGCCCCACATGGGAAAATACATCAGGCCATAGCCAAAGCCGGCCACCAGGGCAAACCGGGCGGGATTATACACAAACGCCAGCATACCGAGGGCAAAGCCGCTGAAGATCACCAGCAGGGCCAGGCCGTGGCCATGCCGGTCGGCCAGCCTGCCGGTGAGCAGGCCGGCTACCATGCCGGTAACGCCCACCGTGGTCCAGGTATAGCCGCCGAGGCTGGCGGGCAGGGCCAGCTGGTCCAGGTAGGTATTGAGCCAGCTGGAAAAAGGCATGGTGGTCAGGCCGGCGAGAAAACAGATCAGGCAGGCCAGCAAGGCGGTGCGTTCACGGCAAATGACCACAAGCAACCGTGACGCGGACATGCCGGGAGCGGCAATGGCAGCGGCGGCAACGGGCTTTTTCAGGCCTTTCAGCAGTTGCCAGGTCAGCAGTACCACCAGCAGGCCGGTTCCGCTCGCCAGTAACCAGGCCTGTCGCCAGCCCAGCACCGGCACCACCAGCAGGATCAGCAGGCCATTCAGTCCATAGCCCCAGGCGGTGCCGCTTGAGACGGTGGACAGGCAGGTTGAGCGTTGGTTGGGCTGAACATGGCGGCTGATAATCTCCACCAGGGTGCCCCAGCTGATGGCCGCGCTGGCCGCCAGGCAGGTGAGTACCGCTATGATCACCTGCGGGCGCTCAAGGCCGGCCATGATCAGCAGCAACACCGACGTCAGCCCTCCCGTGAGCAGTGCCAGCCGCTCCGTGCCCAGGCGATGACCAAACACACCAAGCAGCATGGCGCCGGTGAGGTAGGCCAGCTGGGTAAGCGCGCCGATGGCGGCCAGGTGCCAGTGGCTCAGTGCCAGGGTGTCCCGCATCAGCGGCACCAGAGCGGCAAACAAAAACATGCCAAAGCCATGACTGACCACCTGATTCATGCCAAATACAACGGCCATTTTCATCCTTGACGCTCCTTGATCCTGTGATGAACCGCTCATGCTCACATCCTGACCACTTGCCGGCTTTCGGTAAATTGATGAATATTCATATCTTCGTTCAACAAGGTTGAAATCTGCCATGCGTGATTTGCCCATTGCTCTGCTGCGGACCTTTGTGGTGGTGGCGGAAACCCTTAATCTGACGGTGGCCGCCGGTCGCCTGCACCGGGCGCCGTCGACCATCAGCATGCAGTTAAGCCGGCTGGAAGATCTGGTGTCCACCGGCCTGCTGGAGCGGGGCCAATACGGCGTTCGGTTAACGCCGGCAGGGGAGCAGTTGCGCTCCCATGCCCAGTTGCTGCTGAACCAGCATGATCAAATACTGGGATCCTTTCTGAACGCGGACATCGGCGGTAAGGTGCGCTTCGGCACTCATGATCAATACGCCACCCGCAGCCTGCCGCCCTTGCTGGAAACCTTTGTCGTCAATTACCCCGAAGTGCGGCTGGAGGTGCAGTGCGATCATCGTCCCCGGCAGCTGGTGACGCTGGTGCAGCAGGGCAAGCTGGATCTGGCCCTGGTGGAGATGCCGCTGCACTCACATGACGGCCAGCGTCTGGGCCGTGACGAACTGGTCTGGGTGCGCTCAGCCGTGCACTCGGCTCATTTGCGGGAGCCCCTGCCACTGGCGGTGTTTGTGGAAGGCTGTTATCACAGGGACGCGGCGTTGCAAGCGCTGGCGCAATGGGAAAAGCCTTGCCGCATTGCCTTTACCAGCCAGAGCCGGGCCGGAGTACTGGCGGCGGTGCGGGCGGGCATTGGCGTGGGTATTGTTCCCCGCAGCACTCTGGAAGAGGGGTTGGTGGTGGAGCCGAGCCTGCCACCCCTGCCCGGAACCCACACCAGCCTGTTTGTGGCCGAGCGGCTCAATGAGGCGAGCGCCCGTCTGGCGCAGATCATTCGGGACAGCCCGCAGTTTGCCCGTGCCGGCCACGACGACAGTCAACTGCTGCGCCAGTTTGGCTGAGGGGCCGGTCCGTCTTGTTCCTCAGGGCGAAAGCATGGGATCATGCTCGCCGATGACATTCATTCAAAGGAGCCGAACCATGAAACTGGCATTTATCGGACTGGGCGTAATGGGCTTTCCCATGGCCGGCCATCTGCAGCAGGCCGGGCATCAGGTGTGCGTGTATAACCGTAATTCAGCAAAGGCGGCGGACTGGGTAGCCCGTTTTGGTGGTACCAGTGGTGCTACCCCGGCCGAGGCGGCACAGGGCGCCGACATGGTGATGCTGTGCGTGGGTAACGACGACGACGTGCGTTCCGTTGTCTACGGCGACGAGGGCGTGCTGGCGGGCATGCAGGCCGGCGCCCTGCTGGTTGATCACACCACTACCTCGGCCAGACTGGCGGAAGAGCTGGCCGAGGCTGCCGGCAAACGGGGCGTGCGCTTTATCGATGCGCCCGTGTCCGGCGGCCAGCTGGGGGCGGAAAACGGCGCCCTTACCGTGATGATCGGTGGCAGTGAGGCCGATGTGGCCGAGGCGGCGCCGGTGCTGGCGGCCTACGGCAAGAAGGTGACCCGGCTGGGCCCGGTGGGCGCCGGCCAGCGCTGCAAGATGGTCAACCAGATCTGTGTGATCGGCGCCGTGCAGGGCATCGCCGAGGGGCTGATGATCGCCAAAAAGGCCGGCCTGGATATTCCCACCCTGATCGAGGTGCTGGCCGGCGGTGCGGCCCAGAGCTGGCAGTTGCAGAACCGGGCGCAGACCATGGCGGAAGACCAGTTCGACTTCGGTTTTGCCGCCCAGTGGATGCACAAGGATCTGGGCATTTGCCTGGACGAGGCTGCCCAGCAGGGCCTGACCCTGCCCCTGACCGAGCATGTGCACCAGGTCTATGAACGCCTGCTGGCCGAAGGCATGGGGCGCTGCGATTCCACCGTGGTGATTCGGGCTC
The Oceanimonas pelagia genome window above contains:
- the astA gene encoding arginine N-succinyltransferase, with product MLVIRPIEQRDFAILKQIAIESGHGFTSLPVNDELLQNKIDHSMASFASRAGGKGECLYFFVAEDSETGEVLGTTALESAVGLSSPFYTYLLGKQVHSSRKLGIHNVVETLTLTNDYTGVSELCTLFLREPARQGLNGRLLSKCRFLFLAEFPELFDQRVLAEMRGVSDDAGNSPFWSWLQEHFFSMDFPTVDYLTGIGQKGFIADLMPKYPIYVSLLSKEARAVIGKTHDKTRPALHLLEEEGFCWRGYVDIFDAGPTVECEVRHIRTVRSSRRLTVRIGHPVQARTHLISNTRFEGFRALLGDMAVNEQQGQAVLTAKVARLLKVEDGDTVRVAELKHHD
- the astD gene encoding succinylglutamate-semialdehyde dehydrogenase, whose amino-acid sequence is MTEAVQYINGQWLAGAGEMFESLDPAKNEVIWQGAAADATQVDAAVAAARAASADWAFRPLEERLAVVRTFAGLLERHKPQLAKLIARETGKPEWEAQTEVGAMVGKAGISEKAYFERTGTVENPMPGARAFVRHKPHGVVAVFGPYNFPGHLPNGHIVPALIAGNTVVFKPSELTPLVAQETVRLWAEAGLPAGVLNLVQGEVSTGKALAAHEDIDGLFFTGSSNTGKLLHQQYAGQPGKILALEMGGNNPLVVTDVSDEDAAVHAIVQSAFITSGQRCTCARRLLVPQGEAGDRLLARLVAVTRAIRVGQYDADPQPFMGSMISERAARGMVAAQAHLLAFGGTSLLMLKHLQAGTGLVSPGIVDVTGVARLPDEEYFGPLLQVIRYQDLPEALTIANRTRYGLSAGLLSDSEADWDYFYRHIRAGIVNRNRPITGASSAAPFGGVGESGNHRASAWYAADYCAYPVASVEGEDLVMPETLSPGLSF
- a CDS encoding DUF1338 domain-containing protein is translated as MHTSVNALFEALWQHYLAVTPSALKIHQLLGGGEAIVNDHVAFRTFNHPRLGLDKLAAHFLALGYEQKGEYHFEAKKLYARHYEHPDPTVPKVFISELLLEQCSPELQRIVAGLVAQVDDGLTAREDFLYSGAPWRLCYADYQTLAAESEYAGWLAAYGYRANHFTVSVNHLKDYDSLEAVNSALKQAGFRLNDAGGEIKGSPGVLLEQSSTLADTALVQFTDGEAALPSCFYEFALRYPKPDGELYTGFVAASADRIFESTDAGRG
- a CDS encoding MFS transporter, whose amino-acid sequence is MKMAVVFGMNQVVSHGFGMFLFAALVPLMRDTLALSHWHLAAIGALTQLAYLTGAMLLGVFGHRLGTERLALLTGGLTSVLLLIMAGLERPQVIIAVLTCLAASAAISWGTLVEIISRHVQPNQRSTCLSTVSSGTAWGYGLNGLLILLVVPVLGWRQAWLLASGTGLLVVLLTWQLLKGLKKPVAAAAIAAPGMSASRLLVVICRERTALLACLICFLAGLTTMPFSSWLNTYLDQLALPASLGGYTWTTVGVTGMVAGLLTGRLADRHGHGLALLVIFSGFALGMLAFVYNPARFALVAGFGYGLMYFPMWGILAGWVGRHYCATATMQISGACMVTFGLGGTAGNLLAGYLRAATGSLDAVFVALAGAAVLPVLLAGWIWARGSAVVPGTPAPETPLP
- a CDS encoding LysR family transcriptional regulator, translating into MRDLPIALLRTFVVVAETLNLTVAAGRLHRAPSTISMQLSRLEDLVSTGLLERGQYGVRLTPAGEQLRSHAQLLLNQHDQILGSFLNADIGGKVRFGTHDQYATRSLPPLLETFVVNYPEVRLEVQCDHRPRQLVTLVQQGKLDLALVEMPLHSHDGQRLGRDELVWVRSAVHSAHLREPLPLAVFVEGCYHRDAALQALAQWEKPCRIAFTSQSRAGVLAAVRAGIGVGIVPRSTLEEGLVVEPSLPPLPGTHTSLFVAERLNEASARLAQIIRDSPQFARAGHDDSQLLRQFG
- a CDS encoding NAD(P)-dependent oxidoreductase, whose amino-acid sequence is MKLAFIGLGVMGFPMAGHLQQAGHQVCVYNRNSAKAADWVARFGGTSGATPAEAAQGADMVMLCVGNDDDVRSVVYGDEGVLAGMQAGALLVDHTTTSARLAEELAEAAGKRGVRFIDAPVSGGQLGAENGALTVMIGGSEADVAEAAPVLAAYGKKVTRLGPVGAGQRCKMVNQICVIGAVQGIAEGLMIAKKAGLDIPTLIEVLAGGAAQSWQLQNRAQTMAEDQFDFGFAAQWMHKDLGICLDEAAQQGLTLPLTEHVHQVYERLLAEGMGRCDSTVVIRALES